CCATCTTTCCTGAAAGGCTACTTACTCAAAACCAGTTTGGTTTAAACTcattctcagctctgctcttaATTCCCCTGGAACGCTGCAGGTGCTTAGCAGTTCTTCcacacagcaaacagaaatcAGCATCTTACTGCCTCATGCCTTAAAAAATGTAACCTAAATCGTTTTTTCACAGGCAAATCTGGATCAGTCAACATTTCCACCTCTTACTCAACGACAATTTCCTGAGCTCTTCTGTTCTGCTAGGAGTCCCCTGTTCATTTAGGGGACATCCACCACCCAAGCTTTTCCAAATGGGATTCATtcacttttcttccttgctgAACAGCAGAGTTGTAACTACACCCTTACCCCTGGCTGGGTGATAAGAGTCCTGGCCTGGCTGCCTGGCATTTCTAAACCAGAAAGGTTTAACACAGACCTTACCATGCTGACCCAAACCAAAAGGCTTAACAAGATGCAGCCTTTTGCTCAAGGCCACAtcagtgagcagctgcaggagtcCCCAAGCCCTGTAAGCAGAGTTTGTGGTAGTCTGATGTAAAATCCCAGCTGTTTCAAACTTCCACAGAGCTTTGCCAAACACAAAGACCaagctaaaattatttttttggaCCTTGCTTGAGTGTTTTGATGTTTTGGTTCTAATCTTTCTTCTGTGAACAAAATGTGCTTCTAAGTTTTCAATTCAGTAACAGTAAAGGAGACAAGTTTCAGTCAGAACCTAATGGCACCCATGCTTTGATTTGCTATACCAACATGTTTAATTCTGCCTTCCTTCCCCAAAGACTGCTTTAAAGACTTACTAGAAGCTATACAGAATATGAAggtttatttcaaaagaatacATTTGCAAGAATACACATAAATGCACTCAATGTAACAGTACCTTCTGCAAAAATAGGTTACATAATACCCAGTAATGAAAGAACAAATCTTATTTCTCTACAAATTAGAAAGCAGAGATAATAGCCTGGACAACCTTCAAAATGGAGGTTATTGTGGATGTTGTGAGAAGTAGCTAACTTTAAAGCATGACACCACAGAGCTAATGTTGGCAAATCAAACTACTAGCACACAGCTGCAAACTATTCTTTTTTACAGaattaacaaatattttggtTCCGACTTCTTTTTACACAGCTCTAGTGCCTCAGGGAAAATGCTTATCAAAGATACACAAAAACTATTCAAAATTACAACGTAACTATTAAAATGCCTCCAAAATTGAGAGGAAAATAATcatgttaaattaaaaaaatttaaccaGGATTTCCAGACAAGATTTCCTGTTCTTAATCAGAGAAAGTTTACAAGAGATTTCAATAAGTTATCTTGAAACCAAACAGCTGTAGATCTTAGAATCTTCGTGGAGGTCCACCTTTAAATGGCTTAAATCCTGAGCCACTTCCCCTCGGCATGGAATTGCCTGTGATCTGTACAACTCTATTAATGGGTGAAGAGTTACTGgaaacagaagttttaaaaaaagtgttatGATACGTACCTACACTCTGGTGCACAGCTAGTAACATTCTTTCATCTCCTATCACTCAACTGTTAAACGGTGAGCCTCAAAAGAGAATTGAAAACATGCAGGAATAGAGACTTTGCCAGCAGTCCctccccctgtgctggctgggcaggtggggctgtgtgctgtgcagcagccacagggagtCATCCTGCTGCTACCGACACTGCTGCACTTCCTAAGGACACCAAAGCTGGCAGGGGCTCAGTAAGGAATGGAGAGGAAGGAGTGGTTTCTGTACCTTGTATGTGGAGCCATCATGCCCCCTCCTCCACGGCCATCTCCCATTCTCCTTGTGTCATGATAGCCACTTCCTTGAGAACTAGGTCCATGCCATTCTTTCCTTGGTCCAGTTTCACGACTGTGCCGTTCTACCACATGTCTGTCCTCGTTGTAGTGCTGGGGAGAAAGTGACAGTCATTCTCACAAAGAAGGGGCTGTTTTATCTACAGCAAACAGGCTTGTCAAGAAAGGTAAGCTTACAGCTGGTAGAATAAACATAAGTCCAGCCCCTTTTAAGGTACCAGTCAGTCCATAGGCCGCTCCCACATTTacaatatttctgttaattCTAGGTAACAGGAACTTAGTTGCAATGATGAGTGTGGGTATGCAAGGAGTGAGGTTCCATAAACTCATACTTTACTCCCAATTCTGCCCTGGTCTCATTATCACTAGCATAAAACTCAGGAAGAAcattaatactttttaaatgcttcagGATTTACCAGCAGGAGTGACTTAAACTGTAGTCTTTAAAGACAAGTCTTGCACAAGGATTTTCGCTCAGTATCACATTACAAATTACAATTACAAACTGCACCTGAAAGTAGCAGGCAGTGTATGGTTAAAACCCTGAAAAGGTGACAACAAATTCTCAAAATCTTAATCATCTATTCTCTCAGGTATTGTTCTTATAAAGATGCCAGACAAGGAGAATAGTgaaatttttctgcaatttcttgGGCTATTGGAAAAGAACCTTTAACACAAAGCAAAGTTGAAAATAGGCAGAATGCTTGTGAATCATTTTGATGATGTTATTATGGTCATTTTTCCAGCATGAGTCTGCATTTTCCAGCCTTCCCTTAAGGCACAGGAACACAAGAAGGTGACTCACTTGTCCTCCACCTCTCTCTCCCATCACGCCCCGCTCTCCGTCCCTGCCCCCGTAGCCGGAGGCGCTGCTGCGGCTCCCGGGAGGCGCTCCCCTCACGTGGCCGGACACTTCCCTTCCCGACCGCTCCGGCCGCTCGCCTCTGTAAAAATTGCTTCCATCAAAATTGTGGTTTCAGTATAGTTGAACTGGTACCAAATCACAGCACATGTAGACAGCAGTGATTCCTGTGGTTCCTCACAACCTGCACCTGACTTCTTAGAAACAATCCCTTAGATCTATGtgactttttaaataattcaagcTCACGTGCTACTCGTTTACATCTACATGCTACACAAAACCCTCCTTAACTCTGTGCTGCTACTCATGATTAAGAACAGACTGCTGCGAGTCAGCAACCAGTTCCTAGATGAGATTTAGCATTTGATTGCCTACATATTtcttcaaatgcttttctttagGAGGGGAGGGTCTATTCTCTCTTTACACACTAATTCTTGAGGAATTACTACTATGGTAAGTTGTACAAGAATCAGTACTTTCACTGGTTAGTCGGCACATTTACCTGCCATCCCGTTTGTCTGTGCTCATGCTTCCCTCACTCTTCCAGTTTGTTTGCCTGGGTGGGTTGGAGCCGGTTTCTCTGGGGTGCCGGCCGTGGGGGATTTCCGGCCTGTCGTGAATGATCACTGTTCTCCGCTCATCCCGGTCTCCCCGCACTTCGCGCCTGTCCGTGTCCCGCAGTTCGCCTCTTGGCTGTGGTGGTTCATTCCTTCTGGACTCACTGAAGCTCTTGGGATATCTCTCAAACCCTGGCTCTTCTCTTCGTGCTGTTGGCCGAGTCTTTTTTGCCTCACCTTGATTTACAAAACGATCTCGCCTAAGTTGTTAAAGTAGGAAAGAGTCATTTGCTTGTTTCCCATTTTCACCTCTCTGCACGTGTAAGTACATGCATGAGGATATAAAATATCACTCATTTTTGGATTAGTTGTTTGCTACTATATATATCTGGAATAGAAATCAAAGAtccttcccaccccaaactgtatttatttctgcaattgTAGTTCAGAGCTTGAGTTCTAACAGCCAGTTAAACAATTCTTTATGCATTCATTTGTTCCTATTTTGGTCAATGTAATTTAAGCAACTGTGAGGCCACCTTTTTGCCCAATATGAAACAGGGGGGAATGCTAGATTTCTCAGGTCAGAATTGTTTTTACTATTCTAGTTCACTGCATCCTAAAAGCAGAATTCCAGAAGCTACAATTACGTGGTCTTAGCTTAACTAGTGGTTACTGGAACCATGAAGTTGCATCTGGAACCAGCATTTACTGTACAGTAAATTACACTGGTAATCCACTGGAACTTGTGACTAGATGTGAAAGAGGAAGGAATAATTGCAAAAATCCTTATGAAATGTCTCACAAAAAACGCCACCAGACAGCTAATTTTCTCAGAGAAGAGCAGATGAGATTCTATGATGGCCACCAGACAGCTAATTTTAAGTTCTCAGAGAAGAGCAGATGAGATTCTATGATAAAAGTGGCCAGTCTTGAAGACACAAGAAATGTCAGGACAGTACTGCAATTTTATTACATCAGAACTGTGTAAAGCCTTTAGCATGATGCTCAGTTTTGAATAGTTAAGAGTGAAATCCACAGAGATGCTGGCAGAAGAATACCTGCTCCATTACCTACCCTTACCTATCAAAAGAAGATGATGGAACAGAAGAACCCTCTGGATATCGGCCTCGTTCTCTGTGATCAAAGTCATTGAACCTGTTCTGCTGGCGGCTGTAATCTGAGCCATGGCCAAAACGTGCATCTGTATCAAGAGCCATCTTCTTACTCTCATTCCAGTAAGGATCATCTCTCCTTTAGCCAAAACAAAGGAACCCTTATCAGTCACATGTAAACAAATCAAAGCCTAATATACAGAAAATTGAGAGTCAGTTGTCTGAGATGCTCATTTGACCTTTGGAAAGTCACTGACAAAGCAGACTCTTTACTGAGCAGTGGACAAACTCATTTAAGAAAACACTCAAAACTAACCATCCATTTAGATGAAATATGAATTCTTAAAGTAGAAGCTAGAAGCTTTAACCATTAAGGCAGAACAGCTTTTCTCAGCAAACGCTCTGGATTGTGCTTTTTTCACAATTAATGGGATGCTTCTCTAATTTCAAAGCTCCTTCCTAGAGATGTGTACAGTAGTGTTTCATGTTTGTCATAAACTACtgtaaaaaccaaacaagtaCCAGAAAGCCAGCTCTTCTGTGAAGGCTGCTTCAggtaaaaatgcattttcaagtCTGACACAAGGCTTGTAGCTGTTTTTATTATGCAGTACAAAAAAACAGTTTGAGAATTACCTGTGATCTACATCTCGTGGACGTTTCAAAGAATTCCTCTTCTCCTGTTCGTAtcggagctgctgctgctgccgccgaAGTTCCTCCCTCTCCCGCGCAATTCGCTCTGCTTCTTTCCGACGTTCCTGCCACGAAAGGAACGACAAACACAGCAGGTCTTTACTAGAGATACACAGAGAACAGTTAGCAAGGATATGGACCTTTCTCATGTCAGTTTTCTGCTAATGGTAATGTGATAAAATTAATCCTTGGGTAGCAAGATTAAAGAGCACAGGGAATATTTCTCTAAAAAAGCAGACAACAGATCTGAAGATGTTATCGGCTGTTACACAGAAATGTCTCCAGGTCATTTCTTGTATTACTACTGTATTTACTGCCCAGAAACACTTCTTGAAGTTTGCAGTGGCATTCTATAGGAAAAATCTAGTCAAATTATGGAAGAGTGGTATAGACAAAGTGATCTATTATTGTACATCATGTTTAGAGACTGACTTGTACAGCTGCTAGAGTAGCAAGCATTTTACATCAAATTACTGCCAGGCAAACAAGATGAAGATTCCTGTTGTTGTACACTGTGAATTATGTAATGTTTGGCTGggttttatgaaagaaaaagaactagGTAGGAGAGTGAAAAGCAAAATTCGCCGCAAGGGCAAACTGGGTCATCCTCCAAGAAGCTccagcacagtgcagagcacagctctgcccacctgTTCAATCCGGACACGCTCTCTCTCCAAACGCTCCCGTtccatcctctccctctccagcttttgCCTCTCAATTTCGAGCCgctccctttccctctgcaggcACTCTTCTCGCTCGTGCATTATCCGTATCCGCTCTCGCTCGCGCCGCTCTCGTTCAGCAATTTCTCTTCGcctgaacaaagaaaaaagaggcagcagaaattCATCTGAAAAATTTTGTCATCCAAAACTAACGTCACCTTCTGCATAGACATACAAAAACTACTTCAGAATAAGCTCTTCACAGAAGTCCTTGCACCACAAGTCTACTCTATTTAGCCCCAAGTAGCCAAAAGTGGTTTTAGCTTGTCTACAGAACCAGTAGCAAACTAATGATAGGAAAAGTTATTTCAAGAATAATTTCTTGAtgtgttttattctgaatttgtATTTCTCATTTGTCATGTGGCACACAGTAACAACAGTATTCAGTAGCCAAGAATATGAGTCGACTTAAAACATAAATGCTATTTTAGCTCTTGTCCTCTTCAAGCTAACAAAAATTTTACTTAGGGTTTTCAGTCCAAAAAGTAAGACAGACAGCCAATCATGACCACTCTGAGTTGCACAGATTAGTAGACTTATGAACAGCTTCAttcagctttctgctttttacCTCCCATAATACAGCCTAGAGGAAGCACAAGAggcatttttccccaaaagctTTATGCTTGCTGGGATTCCTTTGTTTAGGAATTGTTTCCCTTTGTTTAGGGAAAGGGAACAACACAACTCATTTAACTGCCCTTTGCAAGCTTTTGGCCATATGAAaacaacagaacagaacagtGTAACCATTTGGTCTTTCTGTTTAAAGGGTCAAGGTTGTATTATGTTTGATTAGTCATTTAGAGATACAACATTCTCTgcctaaaaacaaacaaacaagcaaatccCAAACTACTTTTGGCCCTGTCTCCTAGTCTACTTTTCACctttccaaaaagaaaactgGCATGCAGTAACATTTATAAGATACACCCCCCGCTGTAACAAACTCtaaggtgtgtgtgtgtacataaaTAGCTATTAAAAGATTACACAAAAATTTTGGAGTTTGTTAATTCACATAAAGATACTGTTAGCTGGAGTCACAGACTTTAAGATCTGGTTGGAAGGCTTGACAGAATGAGTTCTGATTAGATTTCTAAATATAGTATCTGATCAATTAATGGATAAAATAGCCTTTAGCAAAAAGTTGAATTACTACCTTCGCAGTTCAACAGCTCGTCGTATTCTTTCCAATCGAACCATGTGTTCTCGCAATCTCTGTTCCTTCATCTTTTCAAAAGGCAAGATATCCTTTCTACCCCTGTATTCCCTGAATTTCACTTTATCTTGAATAATACGCTCTTTGTTCCTCAATATCTGTGGCTATAGATAGAGATTACAATGGTTATTTCAGAAGTCTCATTCATTTAGGGAGATTTCTGGATGCTATGTTCAAGTATCATTAATGACTTAGCAATCCCAAAGCATACAAAGCTTCTATCTAAGCTTAACAGTTAGTGATAGCTTATTGACTCTTCAGTGCAAATATCAACTGCAAGGTAGGATCAAATCAGGTAAGGATTGCATCAAATCTATAGATACTTACTTTATCAAACCTTCCCCTTCTAACTGTCCTAGTGTGGCCTTGGTCTCCTTTTGTCTGGTCTAAAACTACAACTTGACCTGGGCTTTTACCACCTAGTGAAggggggaaacaaaaaaaaaacaaaaataaaagaaggtttaaaaacacaaacacaactATCTCTATTTGCCTATTACAAATTCTCCTTAGTGAAATCTCTAAATCTCTGAAGTGAACTGGTACTGGTAGGAGAAGCATACCAGCACATGCCTGTAATTAAATATTAGTATAAAGTATGGAAGTAAAAATGTGTTACTGGAGTCTAACAAAGAACAGATGTTTAATTGTCTGTTTCCAGTAAGAGCAAGAACATGCCCCCAAGACAAGTCAGACACACAGATTCAACAGGAGGAAATATGGCTATATGGCATacttattcttttcttttcttcagtttttttaGTGGATTCTTGATTAGGGCCACTTGTTCCATTATCACTCTTCTCATCTTTACCTTCTGTTTTCTTGGcttctttactttcttttttttcagatttctctgatttcttttcttcttttttggttGACAAAGTTCTTTTtgggaaaaagaagacaaaaatccaATGAGGGAAATTCAGCTTAGAGGATTTTCACAATTTCAGAAGATGTAAAATTTCTTACTTGCTGGCTTTATCACTCGATGCCGTCTTCTTATCTCCTAAGCTCCTACCCGAACTAGATTTCTCATCACTTTCCTTCTTCAATTCTTTTTTGGAGGGATCACCtttcacctatttttttttttttttccaaagcaaacagATTAATACAAATTCTTGTAAAAGACGGTCTATTTGGGGGAAAGAAACAGATTAATACAAATTCTTGTAAAAGACGGTCTATTTGGGGGAAAGTCCTCATGTTATGAAACCTACTTTCTCCACAGAGATCTGCTGTCCGTGCAGCTCGGTGCGGTGCAGGTGTGCGATGCACCGGGCCACTTCCGTACTAGAGGACATGGTCACTATGCCGTAGCACTTGGCCCCCGGGCTTCGTGCGTTTGTGACCACCTTTGCACCAAGTACCTGTGCAAACAGGAACAATTCAGGTTTGGAGAGACATTTCTACTAAGGAAGCTATGGTATTCCAGTAAGAGTTTTACCCTAGTgtataagaaaacaaaacaaattcacCCCAACAGCAACATAACTCCCACCCCACTAGAAAGATGGATTAACACTCCCAAGTTCTCAAAAGCTTTGAGAACTTTATCCCAACTTACACATTAAGGCATATTAATGCTTGCATCCTGCTTTGACCAGTCACCTCCTCATGCCCATTATCTAAATGCTTCTCTTCAGTTATTGTCAAAATTCATTCACAGAAACACCACTGACCTGAATTTGATGGTTCATCTCTGACAGATGAACACCCACAAAAAAAGTCAGCAGTTGCCAATTAATGGCAGGAAGGTATAAGCAGTATTATGTAGTAACTTAGTAAGGGAGCCAAATCTTCAAAGTCATCTAGCAAGTGTGTAGGTTAAGCCATTTTAGCATTCAGCTCCAACATCTGCTTTTTGAGAAGGTATTAAGCTTTGTGCTCTTCCTCCTTGCTAGAATTTCCATGGCCACTGGAGCCAGTCCTTTTGCCATAGTCATGCTCTAAAGGCAACAGTTTTATCTTTGTAGCTGTCATCAATTTTATCCTTGTAGCTGTCTAGACAGTCACGGTAGATCCATGAAATATTTCCCCATCAGT
The sequence above is drawn from the Ficedula albicollis isolate OC2 chromosome 10, FicAlb1.5, whole genome shotgun sequence genome and encodes:
- the SLTM gene encoding SAFB-like transcription modulator, whose translation is MSSRPVAVPRQKTPTPSQLHPPAIEEEGGDPDNIEISVSADTPTKKPTKGKGKKQEADELTGDASVEEDSFVKESELETQDASDQDGNDELKDFKESVEDENLNSKELPPAERKRYLEPVETTEDVEKDSESQENEGPDIEDYTFPTGRDGEDEENEKDKAGSGDGTQEVSKPLPSEESLAEADHTAHEEMEANTSVKEAEDDNISVTIQAEDAITLDFDGDDLLETGKNVKITDSEASKPKDVQDTISQSLEKESKDYEMTENHKDGKKEDCVKGDPVKKEAREGSKKAESGDKEKDTLKKGPSSTGASGQAKSSTKESKESKTTSKDDKGSTSSVSGSSGSSTRNLWVSGLSSNTKAADLKNLFGKYGKVLGAKVVTNARSPGAKCYGIVTMSSSTEVARCIAHLHRTELHGQQISVEKVKGDPSKKELKKESDEKSSSGRSLGDKKTASSDKASKTLSTKKEEKKSEKSEKKESKEAKKTEGKDEKSDNGTSGPNQESTKKTEEKKRISGKSPGQVVVLDQTKGDQGHTRTVRRGRFDKPQILRNKERIIQDKVKFREYRGRKDILPFEKMKEQRLREHMVRLERIRRAVELRRRREIAERERRERERIRIMHEREECLQRERERLEIERQKLERERMERERLERERVRIEQERRKEAERIAREREELRRQQQQLRYEQEKRNSLKRPRDVDHRRDDPYWNESKKMALDTDARFGHGSDYSRQQNRFNDFDHRERGRYPEGSSVPSSSFDRRDRFVNQGEAKKTRPTARREEPGFERYPKSFSESRRNEPPQPRGELRDTDRREVRGDRDERRTVIIHDRPEIPHGRHPRETGSNPPRQTNWKSEGSMSTDKRDGRGERPERSGREVSGHVRGAPPGSRSSASGYGGRDGERGVMGERGGGQHYNEDRHVVERHSRETGPRKEWHGPSSQGSGYHDTRRMGDGRGGGGMMAPHTSNSSPINRVVQITGNSMPRGSGSGFKPFKGGPPRRF